Part of the Faecalibacterium duncaniae genome, CTCCAACGGGATGCCCGTGGTGTTCCGCACGGCGGTCAAGCCTACCCCCAGCATCTACAAAACACAGGACACGGTGGATTATATCGCAAAGAAGGACGCGGAGCTGTCCATTCAGGGCCGCCACGACCCCTGCATCGTGCCCCGGGCCGCCATTGTGCAGACCTGCGCCGCCGCGCTGGCCGTGGGCGACCTGCTCACCGCAAAATACGGCATGGCCTGGATGGAGGACCCCACCGGCTACCGCAAGGAGGTGCTGTAAATGGAATACGGACTCATCGGCGGGCGGCTGGGCCACTCCTACTCCAAGGTCATCCACGAGATGCTCTGCGGCTACCGGTACGACCTGTGCCCCCTGCCCACGGAAGAGGAAGTCCGGGCCTTTCTGACCCGGCGGCAGTTCAGGGCCATCAATGTCACCATCCCCTATAAGCTGGTGGTCATGGAGTACTGCTCCTACATCGACCCCCACGCCAAGGCCATCAACGCTGTGAACACCATCGTCAACAGGAACGGCCTGCTCTACGGCTACAACACCGATTATCCCGGCTTCTCCTACCTGTGCGATGCACACGGTGTGGAGTTCAAGGACAGGACTGTGCTCATTCTGGGCACCGGCGGCACCCACAACACCACTTGGGCCGTGGCCCATGACCGGGGCGCGAAACAGATCTATACCGTCAGCCGCCATCCCGACCCCGAAAAGGGAGAGCTGACTTATGCTCAGGCCCTGACCACCGGGGCGCAGATCATCATCAACACCACGCCGGTGGGCATGTACCCCAATGCGGGCGTGAGCGCCCTGGATATCACCTCCATGCCCGGGCTGGAAGCCGTGATCGATGTCATCTATAATCCCGATAAGACCGAGCTCATCCTCCGGGCCGAAGAGCTGGGGGTGCCCGTTGCCGTCGGCGGTCTGGAAATGCTGGTGGCGCAGGCAGTGTACGCGGCAGAATTTTTCCTCGACCGCAAGTTTGAGGATGCCGGTGCCGAGATCGCCCGTGTGACCAGCGAGCTGCGGCGGGAACAGCTGAACATTGCCCTCATCGGGATGCCCTCCTCGGGCAAATCCACCCTGGGCCGCGCTCTGGCGGAACGGCTGGGCAAGCGGTTCGTGGATCTGGACGAGGAGATCGTCAAGGCCGACGGCCGGAGCATCCCGGACATCTTTGCCGCTGAGGGGGAGGCAGGCTTCCGGAAGCTGGAGGCCGCGCAGACCGCCCGCTTTGCCAGGGAGAACCGGCAGGTCATCTCCTGCGGCGGCGGCGTGGTCAAAGACCCGGCAAACCTCCGGGCGCTCCACGCCAACGGCATCGTGCTCTTTATCGACCGGCCGCTGGAAGATCTGCTGGTGGGCGGCGGAAGGCCCCTTTCCACCAGCCCCGAGGCCCTGAAAACCATGGAAGCCCAGCGCCGCCCGCTCTATCTGGCGGCAGCGGATGCTGTGATCCCCAACAAGACCACCCCTGCGGATGCCGTGACGGCGGCAATGGAGGCGCTGGATGAAATTTTTAGTCATTAACGGTCCCAACCTCAACCTGACCCAGTTCACGGAGCCGGGCATGGAGGGGCAGATCGATTTTAATACACTGCTGGATTATATCGAGGCGGGATGTGCCCAGATGGATGTTCAGGTGGACTTTTTCCAGTCCAACCACGAGGGTGACCTCATCGATGAGATCCAGTCGGCGGCAGGCCGGGCCGATGGCATTATCCTCAACCCGGGCGGCTATGCCTATTACAGCGTGGCCATTCTGGAAGCGCTGCAGGTGTGCGGCGTGCCCGCCGTGGAAGTGATGCTGGCCGACCCCAGCGGCAAGGAGCCCTTCCGCAGCGTGGATGTGGTCTCCTTTGGCTGTCAGGGCCGCTTTGCAGGCGAGGGGGTCAGCGGATATCTCCATGCCTGCGCTTACCTTGTGCAGCTGCTCCGGCTGGATGGCGGCGCGCAGACGCACCTGGTGCAGTAACAACCCTCTCAGTCTCGCATTCGCTCGCCAGCTCCCCCGAAGGGGGAGCCCTTGGCAAGTAGGGCAGGCTGTGCAGCAAAACTGAAAGCATAGAGACAAAACAGAAGGGAAAAGAAACAAGATGATCATTTCGACCAAAAAAGGCACCCCCAAGGAAGAGCTGGAAAAGATCGTAGACAAATTCGAGAAACAGGGCCTGGATGTGACCCTGATCACCGGCAAGGATTACAATGTGTTCGGTCTGGTGGGCGATACCACCAAGATCGATGAGCGCGACGTGCTGGCCAACCCCTGGATCGACAACGTCACCCGCGTGTCCGCTCCCTATAAGCGGGCCAACCGCCTGTTCCACCCCGCCGATTCCATCATCGACTGCGGCGGCGTGAAGATCGGCAGGGGCGAGAAGATCGCCGTGATGGCAGGCCCCTGCAGCATCGAGGGCGAGGAGCAGGCACTGCGCATTGCCAACGGCGTAAAGGCGGGCGGTGCAAGCCTGTTCCGCGGCGGCGCTTATAAGCCCCGCACTTCTCCCTACTCCTTCCAGGGTCTGGAGACCGAGGGCATCCTCGATATGGTCAAGGCACGGGAGGCCACCGGAATGCCCATCGTGTCCGAGCTGATGAGCGAGGACCGGATCCCGGAGTTTGAGGAATATGTGGACGTGGTGCAGATCGGTGCCCGCAACATGCAGAATTTCCAGCTGCTCAAGGCCGTGGGCAAGATGCACAAGCCTGTTCTGCTCAAGCGCGGCCTGTGCAACACCATCGAGGAGTGGATCATGTCCGCAGAGTATATCATGGCCGGCGGCAACGAGCAGGTCATTCTCTGCGAGCGGGGCATCCGCACCTTTGAAAAATACACCCGCAACACCCTCGACCTCTCCGCTGTGCCCATCATCCACGAAAAGACCCATCTGCCCATCATCGTGGACCCCAGCCACGCCACCGGCAAGGCCAATCTGGTTGAGCCGATGATGATCGCCGCTGTGGCCGCCGGTGCCGACGGTCTGGAGGTGGAAGTCCACTATGATCCCCGCCACGCATGGAGCGATGGCGCACAGTGCCTGACCCCGGATGCCTTTGCACAGGCCATGGCAAAGTGCCGTCAGGTCGCATGGGCCATTGGCCGGGATATGTAAGATGGATGTGGTGGTAAAACGCGCCCGCCCAGTGGCGGGCAGGATCGCCGCGCCGCCCAGCAAAAGCATGGCTCACCGGGCGGTGCTCTGCGCGGCGCTGGCAAAGGGAACCTCCCATCTCCACCATCTTGCCTTCAGCAAGGATATCTCCGCCACGCTGGGCGCGGCGGGCCGACTGTGCGCCCGTGTCACCACCGGTGAAAACGACGCGGTGGTGGAGGGGCTTGGCCGCTTTCTGCCGGTTGATGCCCCCGTGGACTGCTGTGAGAGCGGCAGTACCTTGCGCTTCCTCATCCCGCTGGCCAGCCTGACCGGGCAGGAAGTGACTTTTACAGGCCGTGGGCGGCTGATGGAGCGGCCCCAGTCGGTCTACAAAACGCTGTATCAGCAGCAGGGCCTGCGCTTTGAGCAGGGCGCGGACCGCCTGACTGTGGAAGGTGCCCTGACCCCGGGCGAATACGAGCTGGCGGGCAACGTGTCCAGCCAGTTCATCAGCGGGCTGCTGTTTGCCCTGCCCCTGTTGGGCGGCACCAGCACCCTGCACCTCATCCCGCCTGTGGAGAGCCGGAGCTACATCGATATGACCCGCGCGGTGCAGCACGCCTTTGGCGTGGAGAGCCGCTGGCTGGATGAAAACACGCTGGAAATTCCCGGCGGGCAGCACTATCTTCCCGGTGATTACACCGTGGAGGGCGATTACAGCCAGGCGGCTTTTCCTGCCGTGCTGGGCGCTGTGACCGGCGGGGTGGCCATCACCGGCCTGTCTGAGGAGACCTTGCAGGGCGATGCCGCCATTCTGGAGATCCTCCGGCGGTGCGGTGCAAGATTCACCCGCACCGGGCAGGGCGTGGTGTTTGAAAAGGCCCCGCTCCACGGAACGGACATCGACCTTGCCGACTGCCCCGACCTGGGCCCCGTGCTGATGGTGCTGGGCCTGCTGTGTGAGGGCACCACGGTCATCCGCAACGCCGAGCGTCTCCGCATCAAGGAGAGTGACCGCATCGAGGCCATGGAGACCGAGCTGCGGGCCTGCGGCGGGCAGCTGGAGAGCGAGGGCGGCACCATTACCATCCATGGCTGTGCCGGCGCGCTCCATGCCCCGGAGCAGCCGCTTTCCGGCCACAACGACCACCGCGTGGTGATGAGCCTTGCGGTGCTGGCGCTGGCCGCCGGGCTGGCCCTGCCCATCAGCGGGGCCGAGGCCGTTGCCAAGAGCTGGCCGGATTTTCTGGAAGCCATCAAGCCTTTGGGCGCGGAGGTGGAACATGTTGGATAAATCAAAGCGTTATCTCATTGTGGGCCTGGGCCTGCTGGGCGGCAAGTACGCCTTGGAGCTGAGCAGGGCCGGGTTCCATGTGGACGGCATCAACCGCAGCGAGGGCCATCTGCAGTATGCCCTCGACCACGGCTATATCGCCAGCGGCAAGACCCACGATTTTGAGGATCTGGTATGTCAGGCCGATCATATCATCTTCGGTTTGTACCCCACGGCCCTGCTCGAGTGGTTCCGGACCTACGGCCACCTGCTGAAGGAGGGCTGCATCTTTACCGATGTGTCGGGCGTAAAGACCGGTCTGGTGGAGCCCATTCAGGCCATGTGCAGGCCGGGCGTGGAGTTCATTGCCAGCCACCCCATGGCGGGCCGTGAGACCTCCAGCGTGGAGCACGCCGCCGAGGTGAATTTTGCCCCGGCCAACTTCATTGTGACCCCCACGGAAAAGAACACCCCGGAGGCCGTTCAGTGGGCCAGGGAGCTGGCCGAGGTGCTGGGCTTCAAGCATATCTGCACCCTGACCGTGCAGGAGCATGACAGGATGATCGGCTATGTCAGCCAGCTCTGCCATGCCATCGCCGTCAGCCTGATGTGCGCCAACGACAATACCTCGCTGTGCGAGTACACCGGCGATTCCTTCCGGGACCTGACCCGCATTGCACGCATCAACGATAAGATGTGGGCGGAGCTGTTCCTCTGGAACAAAGAAAACCTTATCTCCGAGATCGACCAGTTCAGCGGGGCGCTGAACGAGATGCGCAACGCCCTTGTGGCTGATGACCGGGAAAAGCTGGAGGAGATGTTCCGCCTGTCCACCCAGCGCCGCGCGGCGTTTGATAAGAAAGCGCCGTAACCTTTTCAGCACGCAGCACTGCTGTTTTTTTTCAGCTCCCCTGCTGGGGAGAGCTGGAATCGAGACTGAGAGGTTTGGCACAACACGAAAAAATGAGGTGTACCGAATGCCCAAACAGGAAGGCCAGAAATCCAAGCTGCTGGCGCTATTGCGCATTTTTGAGCAGCAGACCGATGAAAACCACCTGCTGAACGTGCCGCAGCTGGTGGAGCTGCTGGAGGCGCAGGGCATCCGCTGCGAGCGCAAGAGCGTGTACAGCGATATTGAGGCACTGGGTGCGCTGGGCTATGACATCAAGCTGCGCCGGGGCCGGGGCGGCGGGTATTTCCTTGCCAGCCGCACCTTTGATCTGGCGGAGCTCAAGCTGCTGGTGGATGCCGTGCAGGCAAGCCGGGTGGTATCTGGCACCACGAGCAGGCGGCTGATCCACAAGCTGGAAAAGCTCTGCTCCAACTACGAGGGCAGCCAGCTGCAGCGTCAGGTCTATGTGGAGGGCCGCCCCAAGACCGACAGCAAGAGCCTGCTGTACAGCATCGATGCCCTGCACGAGGCCATCAACAACGGTAAAATGGTGGAGTTCCTCTACAGAAAAGCCGACAGCCGCGAGAAAGAGAAAAGGTCCGTCAGCCCGTGGCAGCTGGCCTGGGAGAACGGGTGCTACTACCTCATTGCCTTTGCCGACGAAAAGGGCATCCGCCATTATCGGGTGGATAAGATGAGCGGGGTCCGGGTGCTGGATGCGCCCCGGCGGGGTCAGGAGCAGTTTGCGGATCTTGACCTGCCTGCCTATCTGCGCAAGCACTTTGGAATGTACGGCGGGCCGGAGCATCGCGTTACCCTGCGGTGCACCGCGGATCTGGAAGGTGCCATGCGGGAGCGCTTTGGCGCAACGCCCATGTTCCTGCCCGAGGAGAATGGCTGCTTCCATTTTGATGTCCCCATCTGCGTCAGTGACCAGTTCTATGGCTGGGTCTGCGGCTTTGGCGGCAAGATAGAAGTGGTTGCCCCGCCCGAAGTGCGGCAGGGAATGCGGGAGATGACCGCCCGGCTGGCAGAACAGCATCAATAACAAGAAAAAGGACTGCGAAAGCAGTCCTTTTTGCGTGTTTACGGTTCCTTCAATTCCAGATCACTGGGCAGGATCAGATCCAGGGCAGCGGCGGGCTCGGCGACAAGGCGGCGGCTCTGGTGGAAGATGGCCTTTTCCAGTGTGTTGCGGGCAAGGCGGCCATTGCCGGCGGTGCGGGCATCGACTGCCTGCCAGCGGGCATAATAGCCCAGCAGGGGTTCGGTGCAGGCTTCGGCCAGGGTGTAGCCCTTGTTTTTGGCAAGGACCCGGGTGATCTGCAGCAGCTCCACGGCGGTGTAGTCCGGGAACTCGATCCGGTTGGGAAAACGGCTGGCAAGGCCGCTGTTGGCGGTGAGGAAGGTCTCCATCTCCCTGGTGTAACCCGCCAGAATGACCACCAGCTCATCCCGGTGATCCTCCATCCCCTTCACCAGCGTGTCGATGGCTTCCAGCCCGAAGCTGTCCTGCTCGCCGCGGTAAAGGCTGTATGCCTCGTCAATGAAGAGCACACCGCCCAGCGCGCTTTCAATGACGCTGTTGGTCAGGGGGGCGGTGTGGCCGGTGTAGCGGCCCACCAGATCGGCACGGGTCACCTCCACCAACTGGCCGCCCTTGAGGGCACCGATGGCTTTCAGATACCGTGCCACCAGCCGGGCAATGGTGGTCTTGCCGGTGCCGGGGTTGCCCGTGAAGATCATGTGCATGGACAGGCTGGCAGTTTTGAGCCCGGCGGCGGCCCGGCGCTGCTGCACCTGCAGGTTGTCGGCCAGACCGAACACATATTCCTTGACCGGGGCAAGGCCCACCAGCTCGTTGATCTCGGCGCGGATGGCATCCAGCGCGCCGGTGTAGGCCGCAGGCAGCAGGTCGAACAGGGGCTGGTCTGCGCCGTCGTTCAGACGGAACAGCACCCCTTCCGGCCCGGCGGTCAGGGTCACGGTGCCGGTAAGGGTTTCATCGGTTCGCAGGCAATATTCACTCAGGGCGCGGAAGATGCGGTCAGTGCACGCGGAAAGGCCAGCCGCACCCTTCTGTGTGGTGCACTGGGCCGCGACATAGTCCCGCACGTCGGCCCCGGCGGAAAGGGTCAGCCCCAGCCGGGTGCGGATCTTCTGGGCCAGCGCGTTGAGCTGCTGTGCGGCAAGGGCGGCCAGATCCTCCCGGGTGTAGGAGGCCGTCTCGCAGACATCCCCCAGTGCCGACACCAGCGCCGCGCCGAATTTGTCAGCCAGTGCCTCCCGGCCCTTGTGGGAGTAGAAGATG contains:
- the aroA gene encoding 3-phosphoshikimate 1-carboxyvinyltransferase — protein: MDVVVKRARPVAGRIAAPPSKSMAHRAVLCAALAKGTSHLHHLAFSKDISATLGAAGRLCARVTTGENDAVVEGLGRFLPVDAPVDCCESGSTLRFLIPLASLTGQEVTFTGRGRLMERPQSVYKTLYQQQGLRFEQGADRLTVEGALTPGEYELAGNVSSQFISGLLFALPLLGGTSTLHLIPPVESRSYIDMTRAVQHAFGVESRWLDENTLEIPGGQHYLPGDYTVEGDYSQAAFPAVLGAVTGGVAITGLSEETLQGDAAILEILRRCGARFTRTGQGVVFEKAPLHGTDIDLADCPDLGPVLMVLGLLCEGTTVIRNAERLRIKESDRIEAMETELRACGGQLESEGGTITIHGCAGALHAPEQPLSGHNDHRVVMSLAVLALAAGLALPISGAEAVAKSWPDFLEAIKPLGAEVEHVG
- a CDS encoding helix-turn-helix transcriptional regulator, with translation MPKQEGQKSKLLALLRIFEQQTDENHLLNVPQLVELLEAQGIRCERKSVYSDIEALGALGYDIKLRRGRGGGYFLASRTFDLAELKLLVDAVQASRVVSGTTSRRLIHKLEKLCSNYEGSQLQRQVYVEGRPKTDSKSLLYSIDALHEAINNGKMVEFLYRKADSREKEKRSVSPWQLAWENGCYYLIAFADEKGIRHYRVDKMSGVRVLDAPRRGQEQFADLDLPAYLRKHFGMYGGPEHRVTLRCTADLEGAMRERFGATPMFLPEENGCFHFDVPICVSDQFYGWVCGFGGKIEVVAPPEVRQGMREMTARLAEQHQ
- the aroF gene encoding 3-deoxy-7-phosphoheptulonate synthase; the protein is MIISTKKGTPKEELEKIVDKFEKQGLDVTLITGKDYNVFGLVGDTTKIDERDVLANPWIDNVTRVSAPYKRANRLFHPADSIIDCGGVKIGRGEKIAVMAGPCSIEGEEQALRIANGVKAGGASLFRGGAYKPRTSPYSFQGLETEGILDMVKAREATGMPIVSELMSEDRIPEFEEYVDVVQIGARNMQNFQLLKAVGKMHKPVLLKRGLCNTIEEWIMSAEYIMAGGNEQVILCERGIRTFEKYTRNTLDLSAVPIIHEKTHLPIIVDPSHATGKANLVEPMMIAAVAAGADGLEVEVHYDPRHAWSDGAQCLTPDAFAQAMAKCRQVAWAIGRDM
- a CDS encoding shikimate kinase; this encodes MEYGLIGGRLGHSYSKVIHEMLCGYRYDLCPLPTEEEVRAFLTRRQFRAINVTIPYKLVVMEYCSYIDPHAKAINAVNTIVNRNGLLYGYNTDYPGFSYLCDAHGVEFKDRTVLILGTGGTHNTTWAVAHDRGAKQIYTVSRHPDPEKGELTYAQALTTGAQIIINTTPVGMYPNAGVSALDITSMPGLEAVIDVIYNPDKTELILRAEELGVPVAVGGLEMLVAQAVYAAEFFLDRKFEDAGAEIARVTSELRREQLNIALIGMPSSGKSTLGRALAERLGKRFVDLDEEIVKADGRSIPDIFAAEGEAGFRKLEAAQTARFARENRQVISCGGGVVKDPANLRALHANGIVLFIDRPLEDLLVGGGRPLSTSPEALKTMEAQRRPLYLAAADAVIPNKTTPADAVTAAMEALDEIFSH
- a CDS encoding prephenate dehydrogenase gives rise to the protein MLDKSKRYLIVGLGLLGGKYALELSRAGFHVDGINRSEGHLQYALDHGYIASGKTHDFEDLVCQADHIIFGLYPTALLEWFRTYGHLLKEGCIFTDVSGVKTGLVEPIQAMCRPGVEFIASHPMAGRETSSVEHAAEVNFAPANFIVTPTEKNTPEAVQWARELAEVLGFKHICTLTVQEHDRMIGYVSQLCHAIAVSLMCANDNTSLCEYTGDSFRDLTRIARINDKMWAELFLWNKENLISEIDQFSGALNEMRNALVADDREKLEEMFRLSTQRRAAFDKKAP
- a CDS encoding type II 3-dehydroquinate dehydratase codes for the protein MKFLVINGPNLNLTQFTEPGMEGQIDFNTLLDYIEAGCAQMDVQVDFFQSNHEGDLIDEIQSAAGRADGIILNPGGYAYYSVAILEALQVCGVPAVEVMLADPSGKEPFRSVDVVSFGCQGRFAGEGVSGYLHACAYLVQLLRLDGGAQTHLVQ
- a CDS encoding AAA family ATPase encodes the protein MAYTDDWESLMNGVFGPGGRFKAAPGTSAPKAGGSAALPDLNAALLEQQKRLDELLKQQNAQLKTQSDATAAALESSRQMLRDMEDEGLLARGTTDVKPEHLGSFEGLAAEVKQTVLGQDAFVDSVVRAMRRPFVLGTEAPAARNVILLTGGAGTGRHFALEETARRMAARGLLQSDRIATLDLALYPNSGAEKLFLQDLYAALHAPGEILAFEHYESCYPGFLKTLSDLAVKGSAPLSSRYLVNKEGILVDAGTALAPGAVSRIDPCGKYLIFYSHKGREALADKFGAALVSALGDVCETASYTREDLAALAAQQLNALAQKIRTRLGLTLSAGADVRDYVAAQCTTQKGAAGLSACTDRIFRALSEYCLRTDETLTGTVTLTAGPEGVLFRLNDGADQPLFDLLPAAYTGALDAIRAEINELVGLAPVKEYVFGLADNLQVQQRRAAAGLKTASLSMHMIFTGNPGTGKTTIARLVARYLKAIGALKGGQLVEVTRADLVGRYTGHTAPLTNSVIESALGGVLFIDEAYSLYRGEQDSFGLEAIDTLVKGMEDHRDELVVILAGYTREMETFLTANSGLASRFPNRIEFPDYTAVELLQITRVLAKNKGYTLAEACTEPLLGYYARWQAVDARTAGNGRLARNTLEKAIFHQSRRLVAEPAAALDLILPSDLELKEP